One Miscanthus floridulus cultivar M001 chromosome 11, ASM1932011v1, whole genome shotgun sequence DNA window includes the following coding sequences:
- the LOC136493332 gene encoding WEB family protein At5g16730, chloroplastic-like → MQGSKTKSGSAEAKSNGKPKPDKEKKGGGGGGGTPPTPKDSRPRKPAVPKASAAGHGTPRSADKSPGSGSADRKAPTPKAAAASRLATPPEKQGGKPTKQSQEQQQAAKPAQELQAQLAAVREDLVKAKEQLVENEKEKGRVLAELERAKKAADEANAKLQEAQGTDKLPAGESEQANMHGQQEADAAALRSTVEQLEKARYELADALDAKNEALSQVDEAVRASEVKALEVKLLTAEVKRLKELVDSKLDGRGKKTAERIQNLEAENSALKLKLEKAKAAEEKAIQLERMVNELKSDADDARKSGSKSEQLADEWQKKAELLEARLEEADQSNILKGESLNSAMEELDSTSSLLRDRESEVAALQDKVRFLDDELAKLKSDIDVSGQRTNAAEKEAADLWTEVEGLRLKLRTAEEEKIEALNSDKYASSEIETLNEQKNQLADELEATKDELEKVKKAMEGLASALQEMSAESREAQEKYLLKQDEIERAQAQVEELSLSLKNTKENYELMLDEANYEKVCLTKSVERLESEAKGAHEEWQSKELSFVNSIKNSEEEIGAIRVQMDRTLEVVKEKENENTELQEKLQQLESQLMEANRIREQANAETIQWKEKVLDQENELQNIKQENDDLQAKESAASQKIKELSSQFANTKDGTTNGNAKEGDNEKGDTEDEDEPVVVVSKMWENSKFADYDSSKEKENDGDSQVDLESNKGDAGLDSNGLHSAKDNSGRTSPTKQHQQHKKKPLLKRFGGLLKKKSEN, encoded by the exons ATGCAGGGCTCCAAGACCAA ATCTGGCTCGGCGGAGGCGAAGAGCAACGGCAAGCCGAAGCCGGACAaggagaagaagggcggcggcggcggcggcggcacgccgCCAACCCCCAAGGACAGCAGGCCGCGGAAGCCGGCTGTGCCCAAGGCgagcgccgccggccatggcacgCCGCGCTCAGCCGACAAGTCCCCCGGCTCGGGGTCGGCCGACCGCAAGGCGCCCACGCCcaaggccgccgccgcctcccgcctCGCCACGCCTCCGGAG AAGCAAGGGGGGAAGCCCACGAAGCAGtcgcaggagcagcagcaggcggccAAGCCTGCTCAGGAGCTGCAGGCGCAGCTCGCCGCGGTCCGAGAAGACCTCGTCAAGGCCAAGGAGCAGTTGGTGGAGAACGAGAAGGAAAAGGGCAGAGTCCTTGCGGAGCTGGAGCGTGCCAAGAAGGCGGCTGATGAGGCCAATGCCAAGCTGCAGGAGGCGCAGGGGACTGATAAACTCCCTGCCGGCGAGTCGGAGCAGGCAAACATGCACGgccagcaggaggctgatgctgctGCGCTGCGGTCGACAGTGGAGCAGCTTGAGAAGGCCAGGTATGAGCTGGCCGACGCACTCGATGCAAAGAACGAAGCTCTGAGCCAGGTAGATGAGGCCGTTAGGGCTTCTGAGGTGAAGGCTCTGGAAGTTAAGCTCCTCACTGCAGAGGTTAAGCGCCTGAAAGAGCTGGTTGATTCCAAGCTGGATGGCAGAGGGAAGAAGACTGCAGAGAGGATTCAGAATCTTGAAGCAGAGAACTCTGCATTAAAGCTCAAGCTTGAGAAAGCAAAGGCTGCTGAAGAGAAGGCAATTCAATTGGAGCGCATGGTTAATGAACTTAAGAGTGATGCTGATGATGCTAGGAAGTCTGGTTCCAAGTCAGAGCAGTTAGCTGATGAATGGCAGAAGAAGGCAGAGCTGCTCGAGGCCAGGTTGGAAGAGGCTGATCAGTCTAATATTTTGAAGGGTGAGTCTTTGAATTCAGCAATGGAAGAATTGGATTCAACAAGTAGTTTGCTTCGTGATAGAGAATCTGAAGTTGCTGCTCTTCAGGACAAAGTCaggttcttggatgatgagctggCAAAGCTCAAGAGTGATATTGATGTTTCGGGCCAACGGACCAATGCTGCAGAGAAAGAGGCAGCGGATCTATGGACAGAGGTTGAAGGGCTTAGGTTGAAGCTCCGTACAGCAGAAGAAGAGAAAATTGAGGCTCTGAACAGTGATAAATATGCTAGCTCAGAAATAGAGACCTTGAATGAACAGAAGAACCAGCTGGCTGACGAGCTTGAAGCTACCAAAGATGAGCTTGAGAAAGTCAAGAAGGCAATGGAGGGTCTGGCCTCAGCCTTACAGGAAATGTCAGCTGAATCCAGAGAGGCGCAAGAGAAGTACCTTCTCAAACAAGATGAGATTGAGCGTGCTCAGGCACAGGTAGAGGAGCTTAGCTTGAGTCTGAAGAATACTAAGGAGAACTATGAGCTAATGCTTGATGAAGCAAACTATGAGAAGGTTTGCCTTACGAAATCAGTTGAAAGGCTAGAATCTGAAGCTAAGGGTGCGCATGAGGAATGGCAGTCCAAAGAGCTAAGTTTTGTCAACTCTATTAAGAATTCAGAAGAAGAGATAGGTGCTATCAGAGTTCAGATGGACAGGACCTTGGAGGTTGTTAAGGAGAAAGAAAATGAAAACACTGAGTTGCAGGAGAAGCTGCAGCAGCTTGAGTCTCAGCTGATGGAAGCTAACAGAATCAGGGAGCAAGCCAACGCCGAAACTATCCAATGGAAGGAGAAGGTATTGGACCAAGAGAATGAATTGCAGAACATAAAACAGGAAAATGACGACCTGCAGGCAAAGGAATCAGCTGCTTCTCAGAAGATTAAGGAACTCTCCTCCCAGTTTGCAAATACAAAAGATGGCACGACAAATGGTAACGCCAAGGAAGGAGATAATGAGAAGGGGGACACTGAAGATGAGGATGAACCTGTTGTGGTAGTTTCCAAAATGTGGGAGAACAGCAAGTTTGCTGACTATGATTCGTCTAAGGAGAAGGAGAATGATGGTGACTCACAGGTTGATTTGGAATCAAACAAGGGGGATGCAGGTCTTGACAGCAATGGGTTGCACTCAGCTAAGGATAACAGTGGCAGGACATCACCAACTAAACAGCACCAGCAGCATAAGAAGAAGCCTTTGCTGAAGAGATTCGGTGGTTTGCTGAAGAAGAAAAGCGAAAATTAG